From the Bacillus tuaregi genome, one window contains:
- a CDS encoding glycosyl hydrolase family 18 protein, whose product MSNIVYRREKNTTKKRLLLGLVGIILLIISSSLIILYPFASKEKVNYFQGDYPILFNGIQEGNALLEDNIVYVPVHFLTEKIEDNLMYDEKSHSIIVTTKSSVLQIPENSLVYYINREPTSLSVPALKRSNGELYLALSPLLEYYEIQYTILPETKAIEIRKNGQETVEGTINAGDAHEEKLRLRTEAKLQSPYSAQVIDKEKIRIENAEEDFYLIRKENGIAGYIHQSLVDRGQTNVVTIPEIAEPVIPSIDGPIHLTWEAVYTKNPNPEKIPEMPGVNVVSPTWFELSGVEGTIKNLGSEEYINWATSRGYQVWGLFSNAFDPDLTHEALKHYETRQTIIQQLLEYSQMYQLDGINIDIENVREEDGPFVTQFVREAAPYFHHAGLIVSMDITFVTTGNWSAFYEREKLAETVDYLIVMAYDEHWGSSPKAGSVASLPWVEENLQRLLEEVPDEKLILGVPLYTRLWEEKATGEVSSKAMSMAAVKEWLTTNGVTPSYDEHSGQNYAELIEPATNTTYRIWLEDELSLTKRVELAHRYNLKGIASWSRSFADETAWLALSLESSPIAKK is encoded by the coding sequence ATGTCAAATATTGTTTATCGAAGGGAGAAAAATACAACCAAAAAAAGACTGCTTTTAGGGCTAGTGGGGATTATTCTATTAATCATTTCTAGCAGTCTTATTATTCTATACCCCTTTGCTTCAAAAGAAAAAGTAAATTATTTCCAGGGTGATTACCCGATATTATTTAATGGAATACAAGAAGGAAATGCTCTTCTTGAAGATAATATCGTCTATGTTCCGGTTCATTTTCTAACCGAAAAGATAGAGGACAATCTTATGTATGATGAAAAATCGCACTCGATCATTGTGACGACAAAAAGTAGCGTTCTTCAAATACCGGAGAACTCACTTGTTTATTATATCAACCGGGAGCCAACATCATTATCTGTGCCTGCATTAAAGCGGAGTAATGGAGAGCTGTATTTGGCTTTATCTCCGTTACTAGAATACTATGAAATTCAATATACTATTTTACCAGAAACAAAGGCCATTGAAATTAGGAAAAATGGTCAGGAGACTGTAGAGGGTACAATAAACGCTGGGGATGCACATGAAGAAAAGCTACGTTTAAGAACGGAGGCAAAACTCCAGTCTCCTTATTCGGCTCAGGTCATAGATAAAGAAAAAATCAGGATTGAAAACGCGGAAGAAGACTTTTATCTGATTCGCAAAGAAAATGGGATTGCTGGCTATATCCATCAAAGCTTGGTTGATAGAGGGCAAACAAATGTCGTGACGATCCCAGAAATAGCTGAACCCGTAATACCTAGTATAGATGGTCCGATTCACCTAACCTGGGAAGCTGTGTACACGAAAAATCCTAATCCTGAGAAAATCCCTGAGATGCCGGGAGTCAATGTGGTATCGCCAACCTGGTTTGAGTTAAGCGGAGTAGAAGGAACCATCAAGAATTTAGGGTCCGAGGAATATATCAATTGGGCAACAAGTCGAGGCTATCAGGTATGGGGGCTATTTTCGAATGCGTTTGATCCTGACTTAACACATGAAGCATTAAAGCATTATGAGACTCGTCAAACGATTATTCAACAGCTGTTAGAATACAGCCAAATGTATCAATTAGATGGAATCAATATTGATATTGAGAATGTTCGCGAGGAGGATGGACCGTTTGTTACACAATTTGTTAGAGAAGCGGCACCTTATTTCCATCATGCTGGACTCATTGTTTCGATGGATATTACGTTTGTAACAACAGGAAATTGGTCAGCTTTTTATGAACGAGAAAAGCTGGCTGAAACGGTAGATTATTTAATTGTTATGGCCTATGACGAACATTGGGGCTCCTCACCGAAGGCTGGAAGTGTGGCTAGCCTACCGTGGGTAGAAGAAAATTTACAGAGATTATTAGAAGAAGTACCAGATGAGAAATTAATCCTTGGTGTACCGCTGTATACCCGATTATGGGAAGAAAAAGCGACTGGAGAAGTATCCTCTAAGGCCATGTCAATGGCAGCTGTCAAAGAATGGCTAACCACTAATGGGGTGACTCCAAGCTATGATGAACATAGTGGTCAAAACTATGCCGAGCTAATCGAACCTGCCACGAACACTACCTATCGTATTTGGTTGGAGGATGAACTCTCATTAACGAAACGGGTAGAGCTTGCCCATAGGTACAATTTGAAAGGAATTGCCAGCTGGTCACGAAGCTTTGCGGACGAAACAGCCTGGCTAGCACTTTCATTAGAATCTAGTCCAATTGCAAAAAAGTAG
- a CDS encoding CoA-binding protein encodes MAIENPTRDEIREILKKAKRIAVVGLSDNPERTSYMVSKAMQDAGYEIIPVNPKGVEILGVQAVKSLKEIEGHVDIVNVFRRSEHLPEVAREFAEIDADIFWAQQGLENEEAYQFLKEKGYTVVMDRCIKVEHAMTK; translated from the coding sequence ATGGCAATTGAAAATCCAACAAGAGATGAAATTCGTGAAATTTTGAAAAAAGCAAAGCGAATTGCAGTAGTAGGCTTAAGTGATAATCCTGAGCGTACTTCCTATATGGTATCTAAGGCCATGCAGGATGCTGGATATGAAATCATCCCAGTGAATCCAAAAGGAGTCGAAATATTAGGCGTTCAAGCTGTTAAAAGCTTAAAGGAAATAGAAGGACATGTGGATATTGTCAATGTATTCCGCCGTTCAGAGCATTTACCAGAAGTAGCTAGAGAATTTGCTGAAATCGATGCGGATATTTTCTGGGCACAGCAGGGTCTTGAAAATGAGGAAGCATATCAATTTTTAAAGGAAAAAGGTTATACTGTGGTCATGGACCGTTGTATAAAAGTTGAACATGCCATGACGAAGTAA